One stretch of Armigeres subalbatus isolate Guangzhou_Male chromosome 2, GZ_Asu_2, whole genome shotgun sequence DNA includes these proteins:
- the LOC134212800 gene encoding uncharacterized protein LOC134212800 isoform X4, which translates to MVFAVMSLEESRRTQRPYRYGMILLCVGALVNWLGLAQDYTEPIRYTGVACILAGACLICTAMCCWLHTPNRAGSTSENDDPIHVISAAEERRCEKPPDYDTVATAPPSYDDAIKLDPSALLHQHAPPATVPAATDVNRASTVANPTTTSSTSPTSSSSSSPFSFSSILGLASRNASAAPTAPLEPASITVEHEKPPPYEANSRSTAHPPAIVAAIPIQLNPAILVPSSN; encoded by the exons ATGGTGTTCGCAG TCATGTCCCTGGAGGAATCCCGCCGAACACAGCGCCCCTACCGGTATGGCATGATACTGCTGTGCGTGGGTGCTTTAGTCAACTGGCTCGGGTTAGCTCAGGACTACACAGAACCAATTCGGTACACCGGAGTGGCGTGCATTTTGG CCGGAGCATGCCTAATCTGCACAGCCATGTGCTGCTGGTTGCATACACCAAATAGAGCCGGATCAACAAGTGAG AACGATGATCCAATACACGTAATCAGCGCTGCCGAGGAGCGCCGCTGCGAGAAACCACCCGACTATGACACCGTGGCGACGGCGCCTCCCAGCTACGACGACGCCATCAAGCTGGACCCCTCGGCGCTGCTGCATCAGCACGCTCCCCCAGCAACGGTACCTGCCGCCACAGATGTTAACCGTGCCTCCACAGTAGCCAATCCGACAACCACCTCCAGCACCAGCCCTACCTCTAGCTCAAGCTCGTCGCCGTTCAGCTTTTCCAGCATTCTGGGCCTAGCCAGTCGGAACGCATCGGCAGCGCCGACGGCTCCACTGGAACCGGCCAGCATAACAGTCGAGCACGAGAAACCACCGCCATACGAGGCCAACAGCCGTTCCACGGCGCATCCACCGGCCATAGTCGCCGCTATTCCGATCCAGCTGAACCCAGCGATTTTGGTTCCCAGTAGCAACTAA
- the LOC134212800 gene encoding uncharacterized protein LOC134212800 isoform X2, translated as MALVNTSYFNTIDVFHNMVMSLEESRRTQRPYRYGMILLCVGALVNWLGLAQDYTEPIRYTGVACILAGACLICTAMCCWLHTPNRAGSTSENDDPIHVISAAEERRCEKPPDYDTVATAPPSYDDAIKLDPSALLHQHAPPATVPAATDVNRASTVANPTTTSSTSPTSSSSSSPFSFSSILGLASRNASAAPTAPLEPASITVEHEKPPPYEANSRSTAHPPAIVAAIPIQLNPAILVPSSN; from the exons TCATGTCCCTGGAGGAATCCCGCCGAACACAGCGCCCCTACCGGTATGGCATGATACTGCTGTGCGTGGGTGCTTTAGTCAACTGGCTCGGGTTAGCTCAGGACTACACAGAACCAATTCGGTACACCGGAGTGGCGTGCATTTTGG CCGGAGCATGCCTAATCTGCACAGCCATGTGCTGCTGGTTGCATACACCAAATAGAGCCGGATCAACAAGTGAG AACGATGATCCAATACACGTAATCAGCGCTGCCGAGGAGCGCCGCTGCGAGAAACCACCCGACTATGACACCGTGGCGACGGCGCCTCCCAGCTACGACGACGCCATCAAGCTGGACCCCTCGGCGCTGCTGCATCAGCACGCTCCCCCAGCAACGGTACCTGCCGCCACAGATGTTAACCGTGCCTCCACAGTAGCCAATCCGACAACCACCTCCAGCACCAGCCCTACCTCTAGCTCAAGCTCGTCGCCGTTCAGCTTTTCCAGCATTCTGGGCCTAGCCAGTCGGAACGCATCGGCAGCGCCGACGGCTCCACTGGAACCGGCCAGCATAACAGTCGAGCACGAGAAACCACCGCCATACGAGGCCAACAGCCGTTCCACGGCGCATCCACCGGCCATAGTCGCCGCTATTCCGATCCAGCTGAACCCAGCGATTTTGGTTCCCAGTAGCAACTAA
- the LOC134212800 gene encoding uncharacterized protein LOC134212800 isoform X3 — MNFGPVMSLEESRRTQRPYRYGMILLCVGALVNWLGLAQDYTEPIRYTGVACILAGACLICTAMCCWLHTPNRAGSTSENDDPIHVISAAEERRCEKPPDYDTVATAPPSYDDAIKLDPSALLHQHAPPATVPAATDVNRASTVANPTTTSSTSPTSSSSSSPFSFSSILGLASRNASAAPTAPLEPASITVEHEKPPPYEANSRSTAHPPAIVAAIPIQLNPAILVPSSN, encoded by the exons TCATGTCCCTGGAGGAATCCCGCCGAACACAGCGCCCCTACCGGTATGGCATGATACTGCTGTGCGTGGGTGCTTTAGTCAACTGGCTCGGGTTAGCTCAGGACTACACAGAACCAATTCGGTACACCGGAGTGGCGTGCATTTTGG CCGGAGCATGCCTAATCTGCACAGCCATGTGCTGCTGGTTGCATACACCAAATAGAGCCGGATCAACAAGTGAG AACGATGATCCAATACACGTAATCAGCGCTGCCGAGGAGCGCCGCTGCGAGAAACCACCCGACTATGACACCGTGGCGACGGCGCCTCCCAGCTACGACGACGCCATCAAGCTGGACCCCTCGGCGCTGCTGCATCAGCACGCTCCCCCAGCAACGGTACCTGCCGCCACAGATGTTAACCGTGCCTCCACAGTAGCCAATCCGACAACCACCTCCAGCACCAGCCCTACCTCTAGCTCAAGCTCGTCGCCGTTCAGCTTTTCCAGCATTCTGGGCCTAGCCAGTCGGAACGCATCGGCAGCGCCGACGGCTCCACTGGAACCGGCCAGCATAACAGTCGAGCACGAGAAACCACCGCCATACGAGGCCAACAGCCGTTCCACGGCGCATCCACCGGCCATAGTCGCCGCTATTCCGATCCAGCTGAACCCAGCGATTTTGGTTCCCAGTAGCAACTAA
- the LOC134212800 gene encoding uncharacterized protein LOC134212800 isoform X5: protein MDNMIMSLEESRRTQRPYRYGMILLCVGALVNWLGLAQDYTEPIRYTGVACILAGACLICTAMCCWLHTPNRAGSTSENDDPIHVISAAEERRCEKPPDYDTVATAPPSYDDAIKLDPSALLHQHAPPATVPAATDVNRASTVANPTTTSSTSPTSSSSSSPFSFSSILGLASRNASAAPTAPLEPASITVEHEKPPPYEANSRSTAHPPAIVAAIPIQLNPAILVPSSN, encoded by the exons TCATGTCCCTGGAGGAATCCCGCCGAACACAGCGCCCCTACCGGTATGGCATGATACTGCTGTGCGTGGGTGCTTTAGTCAACTGGCTCGGGTTAGCTCAGGACTACACAGAACCAATTCGGTACACCGGAGTGGCGTGCATTTTGG CCGGAGCATGCCTAATCTGCACAGCCATGTGCTGCTGGTTGCATACACCAAATAGAGCCGGATCAACAAGTGAG AACGATGATCCAATACACGTAATCAGCGCTGCCGAGGAGCGCCGCTGCGAGAAACCACCCGACTATGACACCGTGGCGACGGCGCCTCCCAGCTACGACGACGCCATCAAGCTGGACCCCTCGGCGCTGCTGCATCAGCACGCTCCCCCAGCAACGGTACCTGCCGCCACAGATGTTAACCGTGCCTCCACAGTAGCCAATCCGACAACCACCTCCAGCACCAGCCCTACCTCTAGCTCAAGCTCGTCGCCGTTCAGCTTTTCCAGCATTCTGGGCCTAGCCAGTCGGAACGCATCGGCAGCGCCGACGGCTCCACTGGAACCGGCCAGCATAACAGTCGAGCACGAGAAACCACCGCCATACGAGGCCAACAGCCGTTCCACGGCGCATCCACCGGCCATAGTCGCCGCTATTCCGATCCAGCTGAACCCAGCGATTTTGGTTCCCAGTAGCAACTAA
- the LOC134212800 gene encoding uncharacterized protein LOC134212800 isoform X1, whose product MSALGDLAQRSRVMYVNNNPPVVPTVMSLEESRRTQRPYRYGMILLCVGALVNWLGLAQDYTEPIRYTGVACILAGACLICTAMCCWLHTPNRAGSTSENDDPIHVISAAEERRCEKPPDYDTVATAPPSYDDAIKLDPSALLHQHAPPATVPAATDVNRASTVANPTTTSSTSPTSSSSSSPFSFSSILGLASRNASAAPTAPLEPASITVEHEKPPPYEANSRSTAHPPAIVAAIPIQLNPAILVPSSN is encoded by the exons TCATGTCCCTGGAGGAATCCCGCCGAACACAGCGCCCCTACCGGTATGGCATGATACTGCTGTGCGTGGGTGCTTTAGTCAACTGGCTCGGGTTAGCTCAGGACTACACAGAACCAATTCGGTACACCGGAGTGGCGTGCATTTTGG CCGGAGCATGCCTAATCTGCACAGCCATGTGCTGCTGGTTGCATACACCAAATAGAGCCGGATCAACAAGTGAG AACGATGATCCAATACACGTAATCAGCGCTGCCGAGGAGCGCCGCTGCGAGAAACCACCCGACTATGACACCGTGGCGACGGCGCCTCCCAGCTACGACGACGCCATCAAGCTGGACCCCTCGGCGCTGCTGCATCAGCACGCTCCCCCAGCAACGGTACCTGCCGCCACAGATGTTAACCGTGCCTCCACAGTAGCCAATCCGACAACCACCTCCAGCACCAGCCCTACCTCTAGCTCAAGCTCGTCGCCGTTCAGCTTTTCCAGCATTCTGGGCCTAGCCAGTCGGAACGCATCGGCAGCGCCGACGGCTCCACTGGAACCGGCCAGCATAACAGTCGAGCACGAGAAACCACCGCCATACGAGGCCAACAGCCGTTCCACGGCGCATCCACCGGCCATAGTCGCCGCTATTCCGATCCAGCTGAACCCAGCGATTTTGGTTCCCAGTAGCAACTAA
- the LOC134212800 gene encoding uncharacterized protein LOC134212800 isoform X6 — protein MSLEESRRTQRPYRYGMILLCVGALVNWLGLAQDYTEPIRYTGVACILAGACLICTAMCCWLHTPNRAGSTSENDDPIHVISAAEERRCEKPPDYDTVATAPPSYDDAIKLDPSALLHQHAPPATVPAATDVNRASTVANPTTTSSTSPTSSSSSSPFSFSSILGLASRNASAAPTAPLEPASITVEHEKPPPYEANSRSTAHPPAIVAAIPIQLNPAILVPSSN, from the exons ATGTCCCTGGAGGAATCCCGCCGAACACAGCGCCCCTACCGGTATGGCATGATACTGCTGTGCGTGGGTGCTTTAGTCAACTGGCTCGGGTTAGCTCAGGACTACACAGAACCAATTCGGTACACCGGAGTGGCGTGCATTTTGG CCGGAGCATGCCTAATCTGCACAGCCATGTGCTGCTGGTTGCATACACCAAATAGAGCCGGATCAACAAGTGAG AACGATGATCCAATACACGTAATCAGCGCTGCCGAGGAGCGCCGCTGCGAGAAACCACCCGACTATGACACCGTGGCGACGGCGCCTCCCAGCTACGACGACGCCATCAAGCTGGACCCCTCGGCGCTGCTGCATCAGCACGCTCCCCCAGCAACGGTACCTGCCGCCACAGATGTTAACCGTGCCTCCACAGTAGCCAATCCGACAACCACCTCCAGCACCAGCCCTACCTCTAGCTCAAGCTCGTCGCCGTTCAGCTTTTCCAGCATTCTGGGCCTAGCCAGTCGGAACGCATCGGCAGCGCCGACGGCTCCACTGGAACCGGCCAGCATAACAGTCGAGCACGAGAAACCACCGCCATACGAGGCCAACAGCCGTTCCACGGCGCATCCACCGGCCATAGTCGCCGCTATTCCGATCCAGCTGAACCCAGCGATTTTGGTTCCCAGTAGCAACTAA